ATGAGTTCTCTTACCTGATTGCTCTTAAAatcatatgtttttaaatgatacGTAGAATGTGGAGTTTCTGGTAATACGACTCTACACCAAAACTTCTATCACTTGAATCGATGATTGCTTTcggaattttaaaagaaatcaattttagaaatgaaaatgCTATGCCcgaaattttctttcttttcagaaatgtttgatgaaaatttattttatctaaattaaaaaatatcatttcctcCAATGATCGGAAAAGAGACCCTCCACTTCATGGATTTTGTACCACCCTAGTTAGTTTGTGATGCATTTAGAGGGAATCTCACCCTCCACGCACTGTATAAGAGACCTCTTTCTCTTTCACCATCATTTTTGTGGACGGAAATGGTCATTGAGTctcaaactataaaaaaaaattattgatttataaaatgtgaACTTAATActtgtaaaactattttattatacCGTAGATGTGACGTCTCAAATTGAAAAAGAGCAATgttatttataaaatctctttaaaaatcttaacacttctcaattgctatttattattctttatcattctCTTAATTAGAAAAAGAGTCGAGCAAGTAGCCTGCTCAATCTTACCACTcttcacttttttgtttttattttcttcacatttttttaatatttttaaatatttttaaaaaaataaaaaaaatattttaatatacttaaaatcacttccttaatcactaagtgaaaaaaaaatagcaagcaGTCTAATTAAGAGGTAAGCTTGGGAGggcaaagtagtttttttcttaaaaaatgtcaatcatttattatatatatcatctgTAAGAAAGCACAGCagaaaaatacctcaagcttagcttataaaattgctccacaagtttttccagattgataaatcTCCAACGTTTTCTCTTAGTAGTAAactgtactacgtagtataaaactagagtaacacttaacaaatctacagcctaaatatttttcaagagagaacaaaaagagagagttttTGGTGTATTTTTAGATCATCacaaaaaccaattgaggaggactatatatagtcctcctccaCACGGCtagccttaaaggccagccttcaattgccaTTTTGAATGGTAGTAACGCATGGTTTTAAGCCATGTGTTACAAGCAaataacgcatggcttaaagtaACGCATGGCGTTACACTGCGGTTTaaggagggggtcagccccacgtggacACCCTTCCATTTAACATCTCTCACTCGCACAtagtgggcatgaccccaggactgcatctctctaatgttctcaatcttgttcatacataTAAATAGGTCGTGTgaccaccaagcacatctgtagaaaggtgggagtacatataccaaatctctctcaGAGAAGACCAGTATAGTAACATCCCTAGAGTGTCTAgtcatgtcctagactcatTCGATTGCATCAAGATTAAGCATTTTCGAACCATCTTGAGttaaaaactcagaacaatacttgactacctccaaatcatttcaatgtgttcacaacctttaaccgctaccaagatgtagcgtcattGTTTGAagtcagcaaacactatcgaagatacgatgTCGAAGAGTCTTCCCTTTGCAATCATATtactcaattttggtcgaaccgctttcccaacaatgcctctttaaaccgtatcaatcatggccataAACAGCATAccaaagtagcagacatcacaacctccatctcgtgacatagttaaaagtaaaggacatttaaaaaaagagactcacacagtgagaaagagggaaacattTTACTCACTTCCTCATATGGTCatataagcacatatagtatgaaacacatactacagtggatttctctttcttaaagagcatatgtctatatcaacactgTACAAatcttagtctagccgctccttaagcaTCTAACCCTAATTCCTCTATTTGCACGCCTCCAAGACGTCAAAGAGAAActcgcatctggcttactacaggctacatggatggtggggtaacccatgcatagtcctatcaatagacctcatcttagctcttactaaggcgacataactttgtgtcaaccaacttatccctttggacaagtacctagggacacaatgtctcattgctactcgctacttaagcgctagaggcaatcgctcgtgtgagtgagccgatctaagcctgttgacatatattgtgtatgtgtattatataaaaaaacaatacgataaagacaagaactgaatcatattgtattaatatcacAAATGAAAGGTTAcattttaatgttatttgaaacacaaattacatttacagtCTACACAATCCTAGATTCCTAATATGAGCCTCAAAGACATCTCTTGCGATAGGCTTCattaagggatcagcaaccatgcgactcgtagaaaggtgtttcagaaccacttcaTTTTGCGCTACCATGTCTTTGATGTAGTGATAtatgatatctatgtgtttggttcttccatgatattttgagtccttagcatatgcgagagctgccatACTATCGTAGAATATCGTCACTGGATCTGAAGTATCCATGCCAATGTCTAAATACTTGAGGAACATtcgtaaccaaacagcttcttgaactgaTGCAGAACAAGCTATATATTTTGCCTCCATAGTGGATAAAGTTATAtagggttgtttcttgctgctccatgtaATGGCGTCTTtattgagcagaaagacatacccagtggttgatttgaGCTCATCTAGGTCACTgtcccaatcggcatcactataacctcttagctgcaaatctgaaccctaatagcacaacacatagtctgcagttcccttgagatatcgcataatcattttgaccgctttccagtgagccAGTCCGGGATTAGATTGGAATCTACTtactaagccaactgcatagcatatgtcatgtcgagtacacatcattgcatacatcagacgacccacagcattagcataagggacacaggccatcttttctttttatttttgagtcttaggacacaacactttagacaagttctcgcttCTTGCAACAGGGgagtcaatgggtttacattcattcattaggaagcgctcgaggactttctttatgtaagtctgtcgggacaaacacaaaagtctctttgagcgatctctatagattttaactctcaaaatgtattctgcctcacccatatccttcatctcaaaattgaaggataaccaccactcttttgtggcgactatcaatcctttatcatttccagctagtagtatgtcgtcaacatacaatgacaacataatgaaactctttttggaccttttgacatagacacaatggtcctctgtgatcatcgtaaacacattcgagagaatggctcgatggaatctgaggtactattgtctagatgattactttaggccatatatagatcgtttgagcttgcacactttgcgctcttgacctttgaccacaaaacccgttggttgatccatatagatctcctcatctagttctccattgagaaatgctgtcttaaAGTCCAtttggtagagttccaaattcaTGTTTGCTACTATGGCAAGAATCAGgtgaattgaggcaaacctcaccactggtgaaaaagtttCCCCATACTCTATACCctcctgttgggtatatcctttcgtcactaagcgagctttgtacttatctattaattcatccgacttgcgtttgaccttaagaacccatttgttcacAATAGTCTTACGCCTTGtcggtagatcaaccagatcccagactTGGTtagtcttcatagactcaatctcatcattaagaactttcatccactcatctttagtagaagatgagagagcctcatgaattgtcctaggctcgtcatcatcatgcgaagctaccataaaagctttCCTTTCAATCTCAAAATGACGACGGGGATTACTTTCAAgtgtgcttctacgcggctgaggttgttgtgattgattgacaagtagtatgctcccactcggattcatatcatttttataatttgtatgagcttgaaaaatttcttcctcattctcaactaaattccttggagcactttcctcttgttccacaatctcatgaagttctaaactcctatcaacctcatcTCTACTGGGAAACTCATTTTCAATGAAATtcacatctcgtgactcaatctcagtcatacttccatcagattgttcacctattaacacataccatttagagtgttctgagtacctgataaagatacacttcttctCTCTAGGGCCTAACTTTCCATACTTATAAGAAAGAtcgtgaacaaaacccgttAAACCCCATGACCGtaagttactcaaattggatttctcgccggtccatagttcatatggggtggaagttactgatttggaggccactcggttaagaatgtaaGTAGCAGTCAAAAGTGTatcccccaaaaagaaattggtaggtttgcttgcgccatcattgacctaaccatctcaagcaatgttcgatttctcctttctgCCACGCCATTTTGCTGTGGCGTACTCGacatcgtcaactgtcttttgattcctttttcatcacagagccttttaaattgctcagagagatattctcgtcctcggtctgttcttagagtttttaaactcttgtctaattGATTCTtaaccattcttagatatctcCTAATGCATTCCgatgcttcagacttatgggagattaagtagacatgaccgtaatgtgaaaaatcatctataaatgtgatgaagtagacacctccaTATCTTGCCCTCACACTTATTGGATTATagatgtctgagtggactaattgcaaTGGAAAAGATGCCCTAGTTGCTTTTCTAAACTATTTTCTCTTAacttttcccattagacaataTTCATATGTGGgcaagatgaccttagcgagattgcctataaggccttctctagctaacctacccattctatcttgccctatatggccaagcctagcatgctatttatatgaatccaaattatcagatgtagaaagaaaagcaatagactcatttatatttgaataatccaaattcaatatcataaaaccatcttgaagaaaagcattgccataaaacacatggcccaaataaaaggaaacataattgttttcaaatataatttgaaaatcaagtcttaatagagtgactacagaaagtaagtttcgttgGATCTCGGGAGCATATAGCACATTGTGGAGGAAAAGAGTGCGACCACcccgcaagtccagcttgtaggtaccaagacCCAGTACCTCTACGCTacctccattccccaccttgatatcacggctCTCAGCTGGAATCCAGCGATATTCCATAAATCCGACTCTGTCTCGCACTATGTGTTTagtcgctcctgaatcaacagtccacataGGATAgaagtgagcaaccatcacatggctagttacaaaaacaatgcgagaaaagtcagagtgtaccttcttcggctcagtgcagtcacgagcgaagtggccattctttccacagttgaagcactctaattttaatttgttcttcCCGCAtttgcccctcttgctgcgctgagaagttcctgacaccttcttaatttgtccagcagctatCCCATTCTTGGACTTATTacgcttaggccttgatgccttacgcgaaccagaatcagccacataggccaTATGATTGGGCTCAGtagcctctaggcgctcagtCTCCAATTtcaagtgacgcgagacatcatcaaagtctttgatattctcgttatgcttcaggttctggctcatattctctTAAGAATTCGGCAGTaatcttatcactgcctggacttgctgttcatcggtcaggttgtttcctgcctACTTAAGTTCACAGATCATGGTCAACATAACCCTAAGATGTTACTTCATCGTGCGGTCAGAgtgcatcttataggagtcaaatctcatggttaacccacgcaacctagtagctgaagttccaccaaacttcaactttaaagcctcccacatgctttgggcagtgtcttagatctcgaactcacacattagatcattgtgcatgctacttaatattattatgcgcgcgcaccgacttttcttagcccattaagtataggctagttgatctatcTTGTGTTGTTCCGGAGTCCCTTCCACGGgctcagtaagggagtgagataagacctctaagacctcttgctcatctaagacatattggattttgcgatgccaaatgtcatAATTTTTCCCATCCaatttctcttctttgtttaaatcggcaactatactcttggatgtcatttcactacaatacgcaaagaagggatattacacacacacttaagaaatctgccgcgtccattcaagctagaaaaagaataatttaaacatgtcgcaaaatctaaaaattgctaggcttcagaatcatctcttgcgccacaatatccaattattaaatttctaacttaattactgcacaaaatttaaaaaaaatatgggagaattaatcatcataaatctcaactatactccactatcttaagtagtcatctagtcctagtcacatgtaaagacataacctactaaaatcgcagtaaccttttgggctaATCTACAAGGACAACTACTTcaaccacagcaacctgttgggctagtctacaaagatggttcatataagaccattacagtccatttttcttgttccatcagtgcatttacagttcttactggggttactgtggtcttttggctatacagtgcatttacagttcttattgGGGTCACTGTAATTTtttcagcctatcatttacactgacaattctaactaagactacttaatgggaacttttctattttatcattaaagactaatgtataaacattcatagatgataaaataatcacatatccacatgttcaattcacatatacatgtaatcacatttaatctaaacaattaaataaaagatcacatgtaatatagcataatggaataaaaaaaaatagaatgaatataaccatatattcacatgtaatcacatttaatctaaaacattaaataaaagatcacatgtaatataacaatatatctaagcatatatcaaatcatgcaaaagaaaaaaaaaaaaaatttaatacaaacgaaataaatgtataacaaatacatttaaaaaaccCCACCTAAATCAAAGGTAAGTCGCAACCCAGTGGTGGGCACTGCCTTTGACCGGTGGTCCTGGGTTCATGTCCCAGAGGTGCCATTTTCATCCCCTTCTTTTTActttgtgtttaaaaaaaaatgggctcaAACAAGGTTGGGCTTCTAAAAATGgcctagaattttttttttaaactttttttttaaaaacacagAAGGGCCGAACCAGCCCAGTCCAGCTCAGAtttaatttggttttaaaaaacaaacacaaatggGCCGTGAGGCCCAAGCCCATTGGCAAGATCAAATGACCTAAGGTCATCTTCTACCCCCTAGCCGTTACACAGCAGCGCCCAGCCGCCGCTAGGGTCTGCCACAAGCAGCCTCAACTTCTTCCTTCGTCGGAGAAACTCCTGCAAGCGGTAGggtggtgcgcgctgcaccatGGTGGTGCGCGTTGCACCTCCTAGTGAGCGCTGTGCCAGGTACGCGCAACACCACTTGCAGTGCGCTGccatgggttttttttttttttttttgaatctagataaaaaaaaaaaggataaaaaaaaagacatcagacaaatctcaagcatatgcgagaaaaagCTATAAACTAGAAGCAATTATAAATGCTCTAATGCCATTGTAAGAAAGCATAGTggaaaaatacctcaagcttagcttataaaattgctcGACAAGTTTTTCTAGATTGATAAATATCCAACGTTTTCTCTTAGTGGTGAAGTGTACTACGTAATATAAAACTAGAGtaaaacttaacaaattcacaacctaaatatttttcaagagagaacaaaaagagagagtttttggtgtattttcagatcatcacaaaaactaattatatagtCCTCCTCCATACGACTgaccttaaaggccagccttcaattgccaTTTTGAATGACAGTAAAGATAAACCATGCGTTACAAGCAAATAATGCATGGCTCATGCGTTACACTGTGGTTTaaggagggggtcagcccccCGTGGGCGCCTCTCCATCTAacatcatttaattattattttttttgtaagaagataataattaagagaatgatgaataaaatttatcttctcaattATAAATATGTCAATTTGTTTTTCTCAGCACAAATTTTAAATGTAGAAAGGTATGTCTCTGCATTTCGGGCTAATTAAGACGGCCTCGGGCCTAATCCTTGTTCGGGGCTCCAATACAAATACCAGGCAGGCCTGGCCCACTATCTGGCTGATTCCCTATCCAATGCCAAGTTTCTCCTCCTGCCTTGCGTAGGAACACAGGGAGTGTCTCTTCAATGGCGTCGACGCTCACCTCGTTATCCTCTGTTCTCGGCCAACCTCACTGCGGGCTCCGCCTCAAGAAGCTCCACAGTAGATGCCGATTAAGCCTCGGTTTTCTCTCCCCACTGAAGACCCAGGCTTCCGTCGGGAGCTGCTTCTACCACCGCGCGCCACTGCCACTCAAAACGACATTTCCTTTCGGCCCCTCTTCCAGAAGCTTCTCCCAAAAAAATATCTGTCTTCCTGAAGGCCCATTCCTCCAACACTTCATCGCTCAAGCTGCTCTTATTGCCTCCTCCGAAGCCCAGCCCGAGTAAGTTTTCCCACTTCGCGTATTGTAATCAAGTGTTTGACATATTCTTCAATTATTGAGCGTTGTTAAAGCTATTGATTCTAGATTTCTAGTGCTTTACAATGGGAATTGATTGTATTGTTACATAGTCACATGAATTATGTTTTGCCAAACATTTCTTTAGTGGCTGCTGTCTTGCTCTCAAATCATTAACAAATAAAATCCCAACCCTAAGTTGCAAAGTCTATCTTAATTAATACCagaatgaataatttaataactAAGAGAGCAACGCAATGGCTGGGGCGCATAATATGGCCTAGAAAGCCACTGCTTCCACCTTTGCTGTGTCCCTGGCTTATTGGGCACAGCTTTAGAGTGGTTTGACGCAACTCAAAAAACGGTTCGATATAGGCAAACTCAGCCAATTAAAAAAACAGACGTGCTTTTAGTGCACTCTTTGAATCACTCATAGTACCGGTTCAATTGGTTGATTCAGACCAATTCTAGCAGATTTCACAACCTACTTTAGCCGATTCAAAATTGTGTTTCTTTTTTAGATTGTgcttgagaaataaattttctttttaattctcgTGTGAAAATACAACGCAGAGTTTACATTTTTATTCTAGTGTTCAGTAAGAAGAGTAGAAAGCTTAAAAGATAAAACATAGAGTTCTTTACTTTATTTAGTTACATAGAAAAAACTAGGATTGGGATgggtattttttattaaatttgacTGTCCGCAAAATACTACCATTGCCATGGCGTTATAAATTAAGAGTACTTATATTCGTCgtatacaataatatttgagGTAAAAAAATAGGATACTTGAGGTCGAATCCATGAATTGCAGGCTTATTGAAACTATTTAGATTATGATATTTTCATTAAAGCTAGTCaatgaattcaaattttaaactcttTTATACATAGTTTTGAATGCACAAAATgcattatatgattttttaaatatttttattaacatttaaataccTGATTTAAACTTGTCATGAATCACCCAATGCAACAAATTGAATCGTCCGATTCATTGAATCAGTCCTTGCCCGATTCTGAGTTCGATATCAATTTTTCGAGCTTTGTCCAACTCAACTTTGATGCATCACCAATTTGGACTTCTTAGCAAATTTAGCGTGCAAAGCTTCCATTTTTCTCTCCCTAATTTGATTGTGTTGCTGCGTTTTTTCAGAATCTCTCCCTCAGCTCTTTCCCTCTTTGAGAGAACAATGGAGCAACTAGATTTTTTTCTATTGTAAAATGAATTTtcatgtacttatcaaaataaataaataaattctctcCCAATTGCAAATTATGCGACTTGTATCTCATACCCCTATGTTTTCGTCTTGATTTATGTGTCTAGCCAATTACCAGCTTCTAAAGTCACTTTGAGTGGACGTATCTATCATGAGACTTATGGATGTCAAATGAATATCAATGATATGGAGATTGTCCTATCTATCATGAAGAATGCTGGATATAGTGAAGTGGTGGATGATCCTGAGAGTGCAGAGATAATTTTTATCAACACTTGTGCTATCAGGGACAATGCAGAACAAAGGGTGTGGCAGAGGCTCAATTACTTTTGGTTTCTCAAGAGAGAATGGAAGAGCAATGTCAAAATCGGAAGGTCGAATTCCCTGCACCCTCCAAAAGTTGTGGTCTTGGGATGCATGGCCGAGAGGTTAAAGGATAAGATACTTGATGCAGACAAAATGGTCGATGTGGTCTGTGGACCTGATGCTTACAGAGACTTACCACGCTTGTTGGAAGAGGTAGACTATGGTCAAAAGGGGATAAACACTCTTCTTTCACTTGAAGAGACCTATGCTGATATTAATCCAGTTCGAATCTCGAAAAATTCAGTTACTGCTTTTGTTTCTGTGATGAGAGGTTGCAATAATATGTGCTCCTTTTGCATTGTTCCTTTTACAAGAGGCAGGGAGCGGTCACGTCCTGTAGAGTCTATAGTGAAGGAGGTGGGGGAGCTTTGGAAAGAAGGTGTGAAAGAGGTAACGCTTCTTGGCCAGAATGTAAACAGCTATAATGATGCATGTGTGGACGAAAAAGAAGTTGAACCCGGGACTAATTGGAGACATAGTGAAGGCTTTTCCAGTATGTGCATGGTCAAAAAAATGGGTTTACGTTTTTCTGATCTATTGAATCGACTATCCTCAGAATTCCCTGAGATGCGGTTCAGATACACATCCCCACATCCTAAAGATTTCCCT
This genomic interval from Juglans microcarpa x Juglans regia isolate MS1-56 chromosome 4D, Jm3101_v1.0, whole genome shotgun sequence contains the following:
- the LOC121260711 gene encoding CDK5RAP1-like protein; this encodes MASTLTSLSSVLGQPHCGLRLKKLHSRCRLSLGFLSPLKTQASVGSCFYHRAPLPLKTTFPFGPSSRSFSQKNICLPEGPFLQHFIAQAALIASSEAQPDQLPASKVTLSGRIYHETYGCQMNINDMEIVLSIMKNAGYSEVVDDPESAEIIFINTCAIRDNAEQRVWQRLNYFWFLKREWKSNVKIGRSNSLHPPKVVVLGCMAERLKDKILDADKMVDVVCGPDAYRDLPRLLEEVDYGQKGINTLLSLEETYADINPVRISKNSVTAFVSVMRGCNNMCSFCIVPFTRGRERSRPVESIVKEVGELWKEGVKEVTLLGQNVNSYNDACVDEKEVEPGTNWRHSEGFSSMCMVKKMGLRFSDLLNRLSSEFPEMRFRYTSPHPKDFPDELLYLMRDRHNICKCIHLPAQTGNSKVLERMRRGYTREAYLDLVQKIRRIIPDVGITSDFICGFCGETEEEHADTLSLIKIVGYDMAYMFAYSMREKTHAHRNYIDDVPEEVKQRRLTELIDAFRESTGQCYDSQIGTVQLVLVEGPNKRAPDTELIGKSDRGHRVSFINLPVPYCDDNTNGKRNPVVGDYVEVHILKSTRATLFGEAIAITKLSSFYNNMVEEAVAYESRI